TGCGGGGTACTGTAATGTATGTAGATTCAAAAGATTCAAAGctctattttttttcacatgggTCTTGGAGTTATGTAATAAGAAGTACGCATGCAAATCCTGTCGGTGATGACAGGATCTGCTGAAGTTCTCACCTGTTACTGTGTTGTCCATCATGTCCTCCTTTACGTGTCTGTCTTCTGTCATTCAATGTCCTTATGATCAGTGTCTGTCAATATGGATCCCTCCACTTTATTTTGctgcaaaacaaatcacattttaacatttattctttCATGTCACAGGTTATCACAGATTCTTCTTGGAATGAGGATAAAGTAATAGCCTTTTCAGCAGAATGAGTCAACAAGGTTATGTTGCTGCACCCCCATTCTCCCAGGCCCAGCCAGGGATGGGGGGCTACCAATGTGGATATGGTGGTGGTCCTGCACAGCCTGCCTATGGCCATTTTGGAGGACCACCTCAGACATTCACCACTCAACCAGCAGGTAAATTAGTTTTGCCTATGTATTAAGATTGTTTCTCAAATAACATGGCTGCTGTTCAGTCACTGCTTTCTAAGATtaccttggttgtttttatcGGTCATTACTATTTTCCATTCACAGGTTTAAAGTTCATGAATCACAAAATGAATAATAGTTCCTAATTTGTCTTAGTTTTGAGCTTGAGGTGTTTTCTGTTATATTGCATGTTGTCTTGTGTAATTGAATTAATTTGTGTTTGgctttaaataatgtattttttgtacCAGTGTAATTGCAAGCATATTTCATACCAATGGCACAAACAAAGGCCTTTTGTCTTTGTGCATGTCACTGCAAATGAGAGCAAGctctttttgtgtcatttactcACTGCAGGTATGATGAAATTGCcagtttcctctgctgctggtATGCCTCCACCTCCAGTGTCCAGTCAGTACAATCCCAATGTCCTGCAGAATGGTGCTTATCCCCAAAGGTAATCATTTTGATGGAAAAGTACAGCTTATCCTCTGTAAAATCAATACAAAATAGGTTAATAAAGTGTGGAGAAAGCATTGTAGATTAAAGTTTGCTCTTCCATCCGTCAGAAGTAAAATGATTGAGTTCAATTGTTTCCATCTCTTCACTTCTAAAATTGTGTTTGTAGATCATTTCGAAACCCTAATTTTAACCCATTTTACAAACAGCATGCAATGTTTGCAGAATAAGCAGCTTTAAGCATAAGGGACCTGAGCAACATGATACAACAGAATATAACAAACTGCTCTTAAATTCCTCAGGTACCCTGCCCCTCCAACTGCATCTGCTGCTTATGGACAACCTCCACAATCCTCATACAAAAGCATGGCCTCACCTGGTccacctgcagcacagcagctcACCAATCAAATGAATGCTATGAACTTGGGCAGCTATGGTAAGTTTGCTTTTTACAAATGTATAGTGCTGCTGgtactatgtatatatatatatatttatatatatatttatttatttagatatttattcaaacacagtttctctcctAATTATAgcaaatttggcacaaaaaagGCATCTTggtgttttaaacatgttagtaaATCTTtccagagaaacagagaaatacaaaagaaaaaagcaccacacaaatcaaaagaataaaaacaactgacAGATCGAAGAGGTGGGTGATCGATTAAAGATCAGACATGATGCTCTGTTCTGAgctgtgaaagagagagggaggagagagaaacatacagggagagagagagagagacagagagagagagacagagaaagacaaaattAACACGTTAAAGCTGACAGCacttatgtatatataaaacagaGTATATTCACAGTTAGGTGAAGTATTTCTGGCTTTCTATGTTGTCAGTGGCCATATCACTGCTTCCTTCATGTCTAAAATTGTGATTGAAGGTCTGTCCTGTGATTGGATTGAAAAATACAGAATTACAGAATTTTAAAAGTATCATGGCCTCTTGTTTAGCCCCTGGACCCATGCAAAGCTCTCCTCCACCACCCAGCTCTGGAGCTCAACAGCCCTTCCTGACACCTCCTCCACCAGCAATGGGGCAGCCACAAATGCCTCCAGGCCCACTGCCACTCCACCAACAAACCTCCCCTCAGATGCCTCCACCTCAATCACCGCCATCAAATATGGGAGGCATGGGTAGACCTTTCCATGGGCCACCTCCTCCAGGCCCTGGAGGTTTCTCTCAGCCTGGTCCTGGAGTTGTTAGTCCAGGTTTCCAGCAGCCCAGTcttggagctgctggtccaggtttccagCAACCTGGTCCAGGTTTCCAGCAGCCTGGTCCGGGTTTCCAGCAGCCTGGTCCGGGTTTCCAGCAACCCGGTTCTGGCGTTGCTGGTCCACCTGGATACCCACAACAAGCCGGTAAGTTTGActctgtaaacaaaaacaaaaaactcactGAGGTCACTCACAccaaataaatattgttatggGCTGTCATTGTTTAACAAAACTGATTTgtttaaaacatgcagatttggggattaggcaaattggacacactaaaggcgtgtgagtgtgagcattgatggttgtttgtctctatatggccctgtgatggactggccacgtccagggtgtaccctgcctttcgccctatgtcagttgggaATGGCAccagaccctcatgtggaggataaagcagtagaagatgattgaatgaattatttgtttttgtatagttatagttttatttatagAAAGTAGTCATGGAAATAACCATGTCATTAGTTGTACTGGAGCAGTCAGATCAGGAACTTACAATACAGCTTGTATTTAATCACCAAAACAAAGCTTTGCACTTTAGCTTACAAATGGTATTTGAAAACCAACATGTTCTGTTTCAATGTACAGGTCACTTTGGGGGACACATGGCTGGGCCCCAGTCTGGCATGCCAGGGGCCCTCTCCGGACCACAAGCTGCACTGGCTGGCCCACCACAGAAGAAACTGGACCCTGAGTCAATCCCTAGCATTGTGAGTCGACAACTAATCCCACTGGGACCTCTTTCACATACCAACATATCACATTTTCTGTCCTGAACCAGTAGCTTATTAGTTCATCAAAAGGTGTCAGAGGCATGTTTTCTCACATGCCTTCTTAACATTACTGGCTATTTcctgtatatttatattagttAAATAGAgggtaaaggaaaaaaaaatgcagcaaaataTGTCGTTTTATATTGAAAATGGTTGGTGATGTTatggtgtgtttacatttgggCACAAGATCATGACAATCATAAATACAACCAACATTGCACATTTATATGTCCAGTTGTATTGTCAGATTGGAGTGTTAGTCACAAGTTGTCTGTTTTAGACTCAAATCATTATGGAAGACAAAGCTACTCGAGGAGGACAGGTCTACAGCACAAACATCAGAGGACAGGTTCCCCCTCTGGTCACCACTGACTACACAGCACAGGACCAAGGTAACATAAAAGGACATTTAAAGCATTAAATATTTCTTGAAGATCTAATCTGTGGAAAACAAACCCATTTATACTAACACTTCTTTCATAAAATGGTATTTATTAAAGTTGAGCATCATAAAGTTTTTGTTGGTAAATAATAGTTCTTTACTTATGATAAAAAATAACATGTGGACATAATGTGTTGGTATACATGCACCATTCAATATATGCCTTCTCAAAACAAGGTCGTTGATCCTCTTTTTGTTAATCCTAGGCAATGCCAGTCCTCGTTTTATGCGCTGCACCACCTACTCCCTTCCCTGCACTGCAGACTTGGCCAAGCAGTGCCAGATGCCCCTGGCTTGCATCATTAAGCCCTTTGCCAGTTTGCCAAAGAATGAGGCAAgttgtggttttattgtttgacaTGCACAAAAAACTTTCCATTTTCCTCATTTAATATCACATGTTCATGTAAATTAACATAAACACCTCCTAATATCAGTTGGAGGAAAGAAGACCAGAGTCCTAGCAGAAATAAACTATATTCTGGTATGCCTTAAATCCAATAATAGGGAGTGTGGGACCAACTGTGATAAATATCTCCCAGTACCACAGGAGTTAAGCTGTCCTGTCATTGACCTTCTCTTGGATCATGTGTGGTCCAAGAAGCCTGTCTTAGATATCCTCTCCACTTGCCTTGTCCTAGGAACCAATTGTTCTTTTTAGGCAATGTTAGTTTTCATTATCATCTGGTTTTAGACTAATTAGCTAATAGAACTACAGGGgctactgaagaaaaaaaaggaggtttATAGAAAAAGCAATCAAACTTTAAGTGCCCCTTTGAGTCAGTCTAGTGTGGTGTTGCACATATTGCCACCAGTATTATCACAAGTATTAAAAGTAAATCACTGCTGTGttcatacataaataaaaaggagTGTGCTGTTGTACTTGGATGATAAACTAAGTGATTTATGATCCAGATGTTGTATCCAAAATATTACTGGACTGGATAAACAACCTAAAGATACTATAAAACAATGTTTCTTCAAATGTGGGCAGGCCTCTCTGGGGGAGGCATGGAAATAGTGAatctaagtaaaaaaaaaagaaagatttatgtcagaaaaataacaaaatggagaattctgcaacaacaaaattaacttttttgcAACTTTGTAGATTcatgatgtttttctgtgtacACATTTTCCTTAAAGGAACATTATACTTCTGTGCATataactctttttttgtgtctggcTCTATGTAGACTCCTCTATATGTTGTGAACCATGGTGAAACAGGCCCCATCCGCTGCAATCGATGCAAGGCCTACATGTGTCCTTACATGCAGTTCATTGACGGCGGCCGTCGCTACCAGTGCACTTTCTGCAACTGTGTTAATGAAGGTACAGTATGATACAAAACAGCTATTTTATCCCATTAATTTTAAGAAGAAATGTCAAAGTCATTTTGAATAAACTACAGAAAAGGAAATAATTAATGTTTTGGTCACAtctacacatttcattttatttctttgtcttttatcagtgccagtcttttttttccaacatctTGACCACATGGGCCGTAGAGTGGACTTCTATGAGAGACCCGAGTTGTCTTTAGGATCCTATGAGTTTGTGGCCACCCTGGACTACtgcaaggtaaaaaaaaaaccccaacccTCTCAGTACATAATTTAATAGTTTGCAATAATTTCATAATTGTTATTGCAAGTTTACAGATGGGTTCAGATATTGATTTATCACCAAGAGTAATAGATACCTCTCTTGAGACCTGTCACAGAGGGACAAGACTAGGACATGTCTACATCACTGATTGTCACAAGGGACCTTTGGCAGCCACATGACACTGTCTTTTAAAGACATCAAAGAAGAGCGCAAGATGTAGTTTCCAGCTCGGCTCTttagaaaacacagaaagacagTGATGCAGATAAAGTGTGTCCCCATGGTGATTGTGGCAGTTGAGAGCAACATAGGAGGGTCAGGGTACTTTGGCAAAGCTGAGTCACTCCATGGCCTACTTTTGCTCTGTTTATTAAGATTTCTAAACACTCTCTGAGGGCCTGAGATTAAACAAAAGCCTGCAAGGTGAGTGTATTGTCATGGGTTGTAACTgtggaaaataaacagtgtCTTACTGACAGTCCTATATTACCACTGACCATTCAGGAATTCATATCTACTGCAGTGTCAAAACTAGAGAGCAAGCTAAAATGGACACATCTCTGGTATTTAAGAACAAATAACAgacacagtggaagacaaaACTTCAGGAAGACTCCAAGGTTTAATCTCTCtaaatgttataattaaaaCCCAAAGAGTAAACACTGCAGGACTAAAAAGAGAAGTTGTGTGCGCATGAATAATTTAATAGTTTGCACAggcaacatttttcaatttcaatttaatttcatttagactgtcaagcattaaaacaaagtattaaaaacaaaaagctaatACATTAATTCCAAATCCTGCCCTCTCCTCCCACAGAACAACAAGCCTCCTAATCCTCCTGCCTACATCTTTATGATCGATGTGTCCTACAGCAACATTAAAAGTGGCCTGGTCAAACTCATATGTGATGAGCTGAAGACTCTGCTGGAGAAGCTGCCCAGGTATTTAATGAGTCCAAAAACCCATACACATCTATTCTTCCAGTGTTCATGTTGTATGGACAGATCTACATCTACAGTTACCaccgctgcacacacacacacacacacacggtgtttCCATTTTCCAAAGTGATTGCTGTAAATACTGTTACTGTACATCCAACATTTGTCTTACCAAAATAGGACATCCCGCAAGTTCTAAACATCAAGCCAACTATTTGTTCTCATCAGCTGGATATTGTTGCATGACATTTCGCAGAAGGAGAGCACTGAGGCTGCCAGGAACAGACACTACTTTACGTCTACAAAAATCTTTGTTTTACAGACAGCTCTTGTGTTTGTAGTAACTATTGTTTCTGGGATGAAAATGAATTAGTTCTCTTTGGTGATAATTATTTGTCTGATAGCTCTACACCTCCTTCAAACGACAGCCTGTGGACACAATTAAATTTTTTATATGGTTCAAGCATATCaactcaaaaaataaaacatgtagaaCAAAGCATACGGTGAAAAAACTCATTTCCAACAGCACCCGTGACGAATGCTCATATTAGAGAGGGACATTTATGAAGAGAGACTGACAAACTGCAGTTGGCAGTGTCAGAGAAGAATCCTTTTAAATTACTATGACGGTGGAAGAGTTTTGAATTTCAAATCCGAGTGTTCTGATACTTTTGCCAAATTATTTGGTTTCACTGTTTGCGGCATTAAACTAGAAAACCAATTTCAACTAGTGGCATGACCCAAAGAATAGTAATAGTAAGTGTAAGCAAGTGTAGAtcgttttttccccctttctttaACAGTGCAGGATGAAGTATAAGTGGAGGTTTATGCTCTAAGAGCACTTTGCAGTTATTTCTTGTGATTTCCCCCTCACTCCACACACTAAGACACTCTCGAACATTGTAAACAAGTCCTCATTGGACCTGGAAGGATGTTTATAGTTGCTAATTAACCATGGATGGGAAATGAACTTTTTGATTGTTGAAATGGTACTGTGCAAAACAGATTCTTGTCTGGTGTTTACTTTTGTGTTAGAAGAGGGCATAATTACCAGCTTCTATTTTTACTGTTATTGTGGCAgtagaaacacagcacaaatgaTTCACTGTGAAGAAGAAACTCCACAGATTTCACCGTTTCTTGTCTCTTCCTTACCAGAGAGGAAGGTGCCGAGACCTCAGATATTAAGGTTGGCTTTGTCACCTACAACAAGGTACTCCACTTCTACAACGTGAAGAGTGCTTTGGCCCAGCCCCAGATGATGGTGGTTTCAGACACAGCTGATATGTTTGTCCCGCTGCTTGATGGCTTCCTGGTCAACTACAACGATTCGAGGGCTGTTATCTACAAGTAAGATGCAAGTTATTGTTAGTTTGTGGAATTGATACTCATCTTTGTGGTTATCGTGTATTCATAAATGCATTAAGCACACTATTTCACAGTATCACTGTCACAGCTAAACACAATGAGTCTACTGTAGCTGAACTGGTTCGTGGGACTTAGGAGTTAATCATTCCTTCCTTTCGCTGCAGCCTCCTGGACCAGATCCCTGACATGTTTGCAGACACCAATGAGAATGAAACGGTTTTTGCTCCCGTCATCCAGGCCGGTGTGGAAGCATTTAAGGTCAGACACAGGGTGACGTCTGTCAACATGTGGAAATGGGGGATTCAGGGCCTATTACAACCTCCTTGAACCATGTGTGGCTGTTGGGAATTTGGAGTAAAATTAATTTTGCAAGCCACATTtgattagcattagcagcagcagcagcgttttggaaattaaaacacattctttTGATCACTACATTCActgattcataaaaaaaataacaattgtaTTTTTCTTCTATAAATGTGGACCAGTTTACGTCTAAACAAGGGAGGAATTTCTCAAAATATTTCAGACATATTACTCATGCCAATTTAAGCACCGTCATCTGAACTCTTGCAACTCATTACCTTAATAaagcaacatttattttcccctcttGTGTTGACTTAAAAGTCCACTGAACTTTCCCAGTCATCACATCAGTGTTTTCGGGCACAGAAGTcaatgtgcacacacagctACATACAAAATTAGCTAAATAGTCTGTAACTTTTTTTTCGTAACACTGCATTTAAATTAACTGAAATGATCTGTAAATACAATTTCTACAAGATTttgaatgtacatttttttgacCAGAAATACTAAATACGGGACAATACACCAGGAAGAAATGCACTATCCACACCTAGGTTtaaacttcttttttaaaataatttctcCATCTCATTATTTTGTTCCTTCCAGGCAGCAGAATGTAGCGGAAAGCTCTTCATTTTCCACTCCTCCATGTCCACTGCAGAGGCTCCAGGCAAACTGAAGAACAGGGATGACAAAAAGCTGGTCAACactgagaaagagaaagtgagtAGCTTTTGTGTTCAGTACTGGCAGTACTTGTAGATCAAATAAACAAGGAGGGCAAAAGTCATGCCTGGAGTCAATCTACTGTCAGTGTtcttaaaacataaataaatgcattttattttgtatgatttttttttcttttctttaaatcaaatcagGAGTATTTGATTTGACACGGTTTTGAAATCCGATGCGCAGTGACTGCTGACTTACAATattgatttgtctttttctccacAGACCCTATTCCAGCCTCAGAAAGGTGTGTATGAGCAACTGTCGAAGGATTGTGTGGCACAGGGTTGCTGCGTAgatctcttcctcttccccaGCCAGTACGTGGACTTGGCAACTATGGCTGATGTGCCCTCACACACCGGAGGCTCCGTCTACAAGTACAACAGCTTTCAGGTACAAACCTGTTTAGTGTATGCTAATCaatagatacagtatatgtaaaatGTCTTTTCCATTATTTAGTCTTGACATTACACTAGAAAGTGGTAACTTGTTAACAGAGAGGCAATGGCATTTTCTGCctaataaaatgttaatgtttttatacagCATTGACACAGTATCCATAGAGGTATATAGAACTGCCTGTAAGGAGCcaaactatacaaacacaccacacattAAATCAGTTAAACTACGTTGTACTGACAAATAGCCCTAATACTACACATTAGAcataaaatgttatgttttgaaACTCCATAAAAACTTTGATTTTACTTCCTTACATTTGTCCAAAATTACTGGTGTTACTCATTGGAGTCCCGATTTTGACAACATCACCATCTGCTGGTCACTCAAATGTACTTCTTCTCAGGTGGAGACCGATGGGGAGCATTTCCTGAGAGACCTGAGGAAAGACGTGCAGAAGGACATTGGATTCGATGCCATCATGCGTGTTCGTACCAGCACAGGTACTTCAGTGCAAGATTTTGCCGCGTAGTCAAGTCAAACCTTTGACCTCCCAGGacttgacatttttctgtctgtgtgcgtctTCAGGCTTCAGGGCCACGGACTTCTTCGGTGCCATCCATATGAACAACACCACGGATGTCGAGATGGCAGCTGTGGATTGTAACAAGGCTATAACTGTAGAGTTCAAGCATGACGATGCGCTAAGCGAAGAGAGTGGGGCATTCGTGCAAGTATGTCctttaaaaatgactaaatTCAAAAACGAGATTTGTTAAATTCTCACCGACTCTTGTTCTGATTTGTGTTTCCAAATCTTTCCCCAGTGTGCCTTGCTGTACACCACCATCAGTGGCCAGCGACGCTTGCGTATCCACAACCTAAGTCTGAACTGCAGTATGCAGTTGTCAGAGCTGTACAAGAACTGTGAGACCGACTCACTCATCAACTTCTTTGCCAAATCAGGTGACTATTCTTTTACTTTTAACTGCACAAATATCAATTTATTCTTttccacacatactgtatgttccaattttgtctttcatttgaaGTTCACAATTAAAGCACAGCTGACGGCCAAATCCAGAAACTGTTTAATTTTCCATCTCGTCGGCTATAAAGTGTCCATTAACATAACGTTCAGTCAGCCATCTTTATTGGGGGTGTAATGTTGTCATCTTGACCTTTGTTGAATTTACTCCATGCAATCTACTGGTGCTCACTGACTTACAGTACAGATAACACATCATAAAATACAGTTGCACCATGGACCATCACTTGCTTTCTTTCCACTAGTTGGGCTTCACTTGAGCTCCCTTGTGCACTTTTGTTTGTTCAATTCCGTGCCACTGCCAATTTGGCCCGcgtccttctctctcctcctccccctcatgACTTTTAACTTCGTTTCATGTCCACTCAGCTTACCGTGCCATGCTGAACCAACCTCTGAAGAATGTGAGGGAGATCCTGGTCCACCAGACAGCACACATGTTGGCATGTTACAGGAAGAACTGCGCTGTCCCTTCAGCTGCCAGTCAGGTGAGTGCAGAACAGCACCTGCAATGCAGTTTTTAAAGGTCAAGCGTCGATTCTCACACCTGTGCCTGTAACTGCAATTTTTATAATCTGTCATATGATGCATTTCTCATATTTGCATGTGTAGTTGGTCCTGCCCAATGCCATGAAGGTGTTCCCAGTCTACATGAACAGTCTGATGAAAACTGCCCCCCTGGTGGGCAGCACTGAACTCGCTACTGACGATAGAGCCCTTCAAAGGCTGTTGGTCATGAGCATGGGGGTGGaggacacacagctgctgctctacCCACGCCTCATCCCACTGGTGAGCATCACTAGGAGGGCTGAACTGTTTGGTTTTCAAATCCAAGTTTAGAGTAATGCAATTAAGAAGcttttataaacattttataaatgttatcCATACATGttgtaagcaattgaatatctttacatttttaaatatagcgtcgttaaaggtccagtgtgtaaagttgAGGATGATCCACAAACAGTTTACCATGGCCTGAAAAttaagaattgttttttttcctttatccCATAATGGAATAGTGGTATTCACTTGTTTGCTAAATGCAACTTCATCCCTAGTTGctgctaaatcctacacactggtcccgtcatgttttaaagttggcACATTTTGTTACAGatgctgttttaaaaaaaatgtcgtAAATCAATCGATTTGTTCAACCCTCGTTTTGATTCTAACTTTTAAATGCGTACTTTTAAAACTATTTCAGTGGGAATTGTCAGACAGATTGTGTTGTAATCTAAcaaatctttgtgtttttttttccatagcACAACATGGACATGAGCAGCGAAGCTCTGCCTGCTCCAGTTCGCTGTTCAGAGGACTCTCTTACAGATTCTGGCATGTTCCTGTTGGAGAATGGTCACTCCATATTTCTGTGGTTGGGCCAAGCAATTTCACCTGACATCATCCAGGGTGTCTTCAACGTGCCCTCCCTCGCCCACCTGCAAGGACACATGGTCAGTGTTTGATTCCTGAATTAGATCCCAACATAATTATAAACCACATGAAAGTGTGTCTGTTTTGAGAAATGTTAGAgaacactttgttttctctgtggtgCCTGGAGGTTTTACAGAGAATGACAGCAAACCGAGTGGCACGGCGTGTtttgaactgaaatgaaatatcAGAATCTGTCCTTGATTAGAAACTAAATAAATCCATTCacggaaaaacagaaaaagttaCACAGCTTCACATGTGATGTTTCTGAAGTGAACTACACAGAGTCAGGaataattacaaatatttaaatctcGGGCTGAGATCAAACAtcaaaaagcatttattttcaagacAAAATTCAATCATCATGTCACATAGTTCTGGTCCAATATGGGCAGAAGCCAGAATCAGGGCCACTTGCT
The nucleotide sequence above comes from Solea senegalensis isolate Sse05_10M linkage group LG3, IFAPA_SoseM_1, whole genome shotgun sequence. Encoded proteins:
- the sec24d gene encoding protein transport protein Sec24D, whose protein sequence is MSQQGYVAAPPFSQAQPGMGGYQCGYGGGPAQPAYGHFGGPPQTFTTQPAGMMKLPVSSAAGMPPPPVSSQYNPNVLQNGAYPQRYPAPPTASAAYGQPPQSSYKSMASPGPPAAQQLTNQMNAMNLGSYAPGPMQSSPPPPSSGAQQPFLTPPPPAMGQPQMPPGPLPLHQQTSPQMPPPQSPPSNMGGMGRPFHGPPPPGPGGFSQPGPGVVSPGFQQPSLGAAGPGFQQPGPGFQQPGPGFQQPGPGFQQPGSGVAGPPGYPQQAGHFGGHMAGPQSGMPGALSGPQAALAGPPQKKLDPESIPSITQIIMEDKATRGGQVYSTNIRGQVPPLVTTDYTAQDQGNASPRFMRCTTYSLPCTADLAKQCQMPLACIIKPFASLPKNETPLYVVNHGETGPIRCNRCKAYMCPYMQFIDGGRRYQCTFCNCVNEVPVFFFQHLDHMGRRVDFYERPELSLGSYEFVATLDYCKNNKPPNPPAYIFMIDVSYSNIKSGLVKLICDELKTLLEKLPREEGAETSDIKVGFVTYNKVLHFYNVKSALAQPQMMVVSDTADMFVPLLDGFLVNYNDSRAVIYNLLDQIPDMFADTNENETVFAPVIQAGVEAFKAAECSGKLFIFHSSMSTAEAPGKLKNRDDKKLVNTEKEKTLFQPQKGVYEQLSKDCVAQGCCVDLFLFPSQYVDLATMADVPSHTGGSVYKYNSFQVETDGEHFLRDLRKDVQKDIGFDAIMRVRTSTGFRATDFFGAIHMNNTTDVEMAAVDCNKAITVEFKHDDALSEESGAFVQCALLYTTISGQRRLRIHNLSLNCSMQLSELYKNCETDSLINFFAKSAYRAMLNQPLKNVREILVHQTAHMLACYRKNCAVPSAASQLVLPNAMKVFPVYMNSLMKTAPLVGSTELATDDRALQRLLVMSMGVEDTQLLLYPRLIPLHNMDMSSEALPAPVRCSEDSLTDSGMFLLENGHSIFLWLGQAISPDIIQGVFNVPSLAHLQGHMCELPQVDSPMSKKVNSLISDLLEKRPNSMKLLIVRQKDKPEMLFRQFLVEDKGLHGGASYMDFLCYVYREIQQLLT